Proteins co-encoded in one Brassica oleracea var. oleracea cultivar TO1000 chromosome C4, BOL, whole genome shotgun sequence genomic window:
- the LOC106338024 gene encoding uncharacterized protein LOC106338024 encodes MDVAGEFHRIEKDGKLSFEYHHSKYHPIPQIQSLSSSNETIINNHTSQSLFVCPVTRCCVALNESPDRSTFSPIFSSPEYLFSSIDHDLYHSLLPLFWCNNKDFEIDGGCDICKGLNSGTDYYLCDYCKGKYHRECVQSPLKIKSPYHLQHSLQLCFYCPSARIIECLVCGRRISRLLYYCDICRVFMHSVCVMKPIPFFIDLPKRHDHPLTFFPRQTSLTCNVCGLLRKLYPTYICVTCNFVAHKDCMYFPRIIQISRHRHRISYKSSLPSGEWLCGVCRQNIEIDYGAYSCDKCCNYVVHSICALGKDVCDGEDLEGVPEEDDITLGVESFDVISEGVILHFLHDHHLYLQASTLYDENKFCQACVLPIFEGNIYSCIECGFILHETCAQSRRKLQHALHPHPLTLRHLNQYEYVEFECDACDRFCGGFIYGCHLKECDFDLDIRCASISEPVDYQGHEHPLYLALNSEEQPICHVCKIKCGKQLNCIICNFIICIKCTTLPYKVRYKHDKHFLRVLWEEEICDKSWCEACEHDLRNTNTNVIYWCDECCITVHVECLFGDDPYLKHGQFLKENGIKLQILWKSNTSRPSCNYCKNRCQHKIFMRGDIVACSRRCALSDS; translated from the coding sequence ATGGATGTCGCTGGTGAATTCCATCGAATAGAAAAAGATGGTAAACTATCTTTTGAATATCACCATTCAAAATACCATCCCATACCCCAAATTCAAAGCCTATCCTCCTCCAATGAAACAATCATCAACAACCACACATCTCAATCTCTTTTCGTATGTCCAGTTACACGATGTTGTGTTGCACTTAATGAGTCACCTGATAGATCCACATTTTCTCCAATCTTTTCTTCTCCAGAGTATCTCTTCTCTTCAATAGATCATGATCTTTACCATTCATTACTCCCTTTGTTTTGGTGCAACAATAAAGACTTCGAAATAGATGGTGGGTGTGACATATGCAAAGGTTTAAATTCTGGCACCGATTATTATCTTTGTGACTACTGTAAAGGAAAGTATCACAGAGAATGTGTTCAGTCTCCACTTAAAATAAAATCTCCTTATCACCTTCAGCATTCTCTCCAACTTTGCTTTTATTGTCCAAGTGCTCGTATCATCGAATGTTTAGTATGTGGAAGAAGAATAAGCCGTCTACTATATTATTGTGACATTTGTCGAGTTTTCATGCATTCAGTATGTGTCATGAAACCCATACCCTTTTTTATAGACCTACCAAAAAGGCATGATCATCCTCTCACCTTTTTTCCTAGACAAACTTCCTTAACTTGCAACGTTTGTGGCTTGTTAAGGAAACTTTATCCCACATATATATGTGTCACATGCAACTTTGTAGCTCATAAAGATTGTATGTATTTTCCTCGCATCATCCAAATATCACGTCACCGCCATCGTATCTCTTACAAATCTTCACTCCCTTCCGGAGAATGGTTATGTGGAGTTTGTCGCCAAAATATTGAGATCGATTATGGTGCTTATAGTTGTGACAAGTGTTGTAATTATGTTGTTCATTCAATATGTGCTCTAGGGAAGGATGTGTGTGACGGAGAAGATCTCGAAGGTGTACCAGAAGAAGATGATATAACATTAGGTGTTGAATCATTTGATGTGATATCTGAAGGAGTGATACTTCATTTTCTTCATGACCATCATCTCTACCTCCAGGCCAGTACACTTTATGATGAGAATAAGTTTTGTCAAGCATGTGTTCTACCTATCTTTGAAGGTAATATTTATTCTTGTATCGAGTGTGGCTTCATCCTCCATGAAACATGCGCACAATCTCGCCGCAAATTACAACATGCGTTACATCCTCATCCACTTACACTGAGGCATCTGAATCAATATGAATATGTTGAATTCGAGTGCGATGCTTGTGATCGTTTTTGTGGTGGGTTTATCTATGGGTGTCATTTAAAGGAATGTGACTTCGATCTGGATATACGGTGTGCTTCAATATCTGAACCGGTTGATTACCAAGGTCATGAACATCCCTTGTACTTAGCTTTAAACTCTGAAGAACAGCCCATATGTCATGTATGCAAAATAAAATGTGGGAAGCAATTAAATTGCATCATCTGCAATTTTATTATATGCATTAAATGCACTACCTTACCATATAAAGTAAGGTATAAGCATGATAAACATTTTCTCAGAGTTCTGTGGGAGGAAGAAATATGTGACAAAAGTTGGTGTGAGGCGTGTGAACATGATTTGAGAAATACAAACACAAATGTGATCTATTGGTGCGATGAATGTTGCATCACCGTTCATGTTGAATGTTTATTTGGTGATGACCCGTATCTGAAGCATGGTCAATTTTTAAAAGAAAATGGGAT